AATCATAGTCGTAACCATCTGCCGGATACAAATAATAAAAAAGTGTTTCCGCCGCCTCTTCCTCCGACATTTTCCCATCTGAAATATTCTCGTTAAAATATTTTTGGATGATTTCTCTTTCATATTCTTTATTATAAATGACTTCATAACTTTCACCTTTTTTTAGCCATTGACGCTCCAAAAGGATTTCACCTGTTTCTCTGTTGACAGCATAATCCGTATGATATTCATAGTAATATCCACACGAAAGAGCATCCGTTTCATACTGTGTATAATGTGAAAAAATATAATATCGTTCATCATCTGTTAATTGTTTGCATTGCAGCATTTCATGCTGATTATTCTTTTGCTCCGGCGTCTGATATAAGTATACCACTTGTCCCTGTACTACAGCAGAGGTCACTATGGAATCATAATCATCGTCACAACCGAAATTTATGTAATGAAAAAGAATCTTTACTGCCTCACCTTCTGTCATTCTGGAAAAATATACATCTTTGACAAAGAACCTTATAAAAATTACTAATCCTATTACTATTGCAACGAAAACTAAACTCATTTTATAAAATACTCTTTTCATATTTCCCCCAGTCATGCATCTCTATACTTCTCTATTAACCGCTTTTCCTCTACTTATATCAAACACATTCACTGACTGACCGCTCTTTTATACTCATCACTATACAACATCATAGGCTCTGTATCATCACTCCATTGCCATTCCTGCAGCACTTCGCCTGTCTCCCTATTAACAGCAAAACTTGTAGAATAGGAGGAATGAGTAAAAAAAGGTTCAGCAGTAGATGTGTAATACTCCGTATAAAATGAAAAAACATAATATTGCTTATTTTCTGTCAGACCTTCGCATGACAAAATTCTTACATAAGGGTACTCCGCATCTCCCGGAAGCTGATATACATACATCGACTGTTCTCCTTGAACTGTTCTTGCAACCAACGTATCATAATCGTAATAATCACTGTCTGAATACATATAATAAAAAAGTGTCTTTGCCGCCTCTTCTTCTGTCATTTTCCCATCTGAAATTTTTTCATTAAAATACAACTGAGTAATAACATTTTCATATTCTTTACTATACATCAATTCATACCCTTCATCCGTCTCTACCCATTGGCGCTCCTGTAAAACTTCACCTGTCTCCTTATTAACAGCATAATCTGTGTGATAATTATAGTCGTATCTATATGAATGAGCATTTACTCTATACATCGTATCATGTGCAAAAATATAATATCGTTCATCTCCTGTTAAACCTTTGCTATAGAGCATTTCATTTTCAGTAGGTTCCTGTTCCGGCGTCTGGTATGTATATACCAAGCCCTCACTTGTCATACCAACTGTCACCATGGAATTGTAATCATAATCTGAATATATGTAATAAAAAACAGCCTTTGCCGCCTCTTCCTCTGTCATCTTGGAGTTTGATTCATCCCTCTTCTCCACTGTTACCGCTTGCTCTATCATCTTCGCCCTTTGCATGTCTTTGCTAGCAAACCACATAAAAATTACTAATCCTATTACAATAGAAGCCGAACTTATTTTATAAACTGCCTCTTTCATATTTTGGGTATAACTCCTATTATCGTGTATTCATTATTATATTTTCTCTGACTATCTCTTCCATTTTTACTTTCCTTAAACGTCACCTTCGTCGTCACTTTTATCCCTTCTTTTTTAGCATTATTTTCAAAAATATCCTGTTTCAAACCTTTAACATAATTTGTATACTCTGCCGTTACATCATCATAGACAAATTCACTATATATTTGTCGAACTCCAGAATTCCAATTGTTATCATCCGCATAGACTCCAGATATAAATGTTTTTGAAAGAAATGACAAACGAGGAGTCTCCCAATTTAAATAGTGTAAGATATCATCATAATCTTTAATACCTGCGTATCCTTTATTGTATGCTTCTGCCCTTGCCTTTGAAAAATCTCCATGAAATATTATATATGCAATAATTTTTCCTCCCAATAAATCAACGGCCTTTTCACAGTCACTTTCAAAATTAGTCTCAGCACCATTTCCTCCATCTCCTGCTTTATTATCAAAACTTGTATTAAAGCTGCCAGTCCCTTCTTTTACAATAATAGCCAACAATAATCGTGGATCAACTTGTACCCCATAAGAATCTTCCATTGATAATTTCAGACATTCACCCACACTCTCCAAAAAAAGTTTCTGTGGATAGAGTCCCAGTTTTTTACGGCTTGCAGTGACAAACTCTCTGTTTTGTTCATCTCCATACATCTCTCTGTTTGTGCGATGCACTACAGCAAGGATTGCCTGCCCCTCCCTCTCTTTCTGTGTCGGAAAAAATAATGTAACTTTTGTTCCCTCTTCCGGCATACAATAGCACAGATTATTTGTTTCCGGTGTCCATATCCACGGATATCCCTGCCCCTTGTTGGCATCTATATCCAACTGTATGTAATCTTCTACTATTTCTTGATAAAATTACTAACTACCTGTTTAACAAATTGTTGTATTTCCATGTTTTTATCAATTTTATTTTGTTTTTGGCTTGAATGCAGATATGAACCCGTGGTCATCTGCAATTTTCTCACTTTAAAACTCACTTGATACTTTCCGTTCTTTTTATCTTTTGTTATAATTACCTGCTCTACTCCAGGCATACTTCCAATCGCTTTTAACGACATACCCGCATTTTTTGATGTTGGATTCATAACAAGTGGCATCGCCCCCAAAGCCTTTGGCAAATTTTGTTTAAAATCCGGTGTCACCCTTACATGATGCTGTGGAAGAGGAGTATAGGTGTTATGTTGTGTTGCCCTAAGATAAGTCTTTTTTCCATTTCCATTAAATTCGTCTCCCATATGAAAAGAACTCTTTTGTTTTCCCACGTCTATCTTCCTTTCTCGCTATACAATTCTCTATTTACACTAATACTGCTTATTACATCAAGCCTGTCCATATAATCCCCAGCTAGTATATCAATTTCATCTTCAAATATTTCATATCGTTCCTGTGTCTTTTCTGCAACTTTACTAGATAATCTTTCTAAAACTTTAAAAAATAGTTTCCAGTCATCCAAAAGAATTCTCTGTTTTAAATATAACAGTTCATACTCTTCTATCCGAATATATTTCTGTGCCAGCTTCTTATTGACATCCAGCATGTCACGATCTATATCTTTAAATATTAAATCTGGTCTCCAATATACACAGGACATATGTTCATCCAAATAGATCATGTCATTACTCAATCCCATAGAAATTTCATAAGTTCCTGTGTATCCGCTGGTTCGTAGTCGTTGGAAAATAAGATATTTTACTTTATCCTGCTTCTTATCTTAGTGTTCATCACACCATCTTTTCATTAACATATCTAACTTCTCCACAAAAGCAGGAAATAGCATACTATAATGATTATCTATATATTCCCATTTGACATTCATTCTATCAAAACAGTATTGTTGTATGTGACTTTCTAATTCTATATAACGGTTCATCCTTTTCCTTTCTCATTAACTAGATTTCCACTATTTAACTGCTTTTTTATACTCCTCATTAAACCCCTCACACTCTATATCACTCAATTCTGGTTCTCCAATTTATTCTTTGGAATACCTAAAATATAATATCCATGAAAAGATATTCCTTTTTCAAAAGGGAAATAAATATATAAATACTGTTGATCTAACCCAATATTCTGACTACTAAAACAGTCAAAACCTTCTCCTGTCGTACTTGCACTAACTTGTTCTTGAAACGTTTCCGAAAACTGTTTAATTACATCCGGGGCATGCGCATCTTCGGAACTAAATTCACTGTAAGTTCCTGCATATACCTCAAAATTTCCCGTCTGCAGCGCTTGCAGTACCTCATTAATGTCTGCAAAATCACTAAAGTAAATGTATTGCCCTTTTTCTATATCAATAGTAACCGGATATTGATGCGTATAGGACGGTCCTCCCACACACGAATCTATAGAAAAAACTAGACTTATATAATCATTATCCAACCACAGAAGATCATAATCAATTACATCGCCTGCATAGGCATGTGCATCTTGAACTTCCTCTTCCAGCTGTGCAACGGCTTTCACATATGTTTTCGCATACACAGAAAATGCAGCATCTTTTAAAAGTGAGTTCACTTTATTTATGTCTATGTTCAAACCGATACCATCTTCCAATTGTGGATAATTTATCGTTATATTGTATATATTTGTTTCATTTCTTTCCCTTCCAAGAGAGTATACATCATTCTTCACTTGTAAAGTTCGCTTATTCTCCATGCTGTTTAATACTGTATAAAAAACAATCAAGCTTATGAGCAAAATACCAACTATTCCGCAAAATACCTCTTTCCTATATATTTTTATACTTTTCTTAATCTCTCTATTCTGTCTTAACTTCATTATCA
The Roseburia rectibacter DNA segment above includes these coding regions:
- a CDS encoding polysaccharide deacetylase family protein, with translation MKLRQNREIKKSIKIYRKEVFCGIVGILLISLIVFYTVLNSMENKRTLQVKNDVYSLGRERNETNIYNITINYPQLEDGIGLNIDINKVNSLLKDAAFSVYAKTYVKAVAQLEEEVQDAHAYAGDVIDYDLLWLDNDYISLVFSIDSCVGGPSYTHQYPVTIDIEKGQYIYFSDFADINEVLQALQTGNFEVYAGTYSEFSSEDAHAPDVIKQFSETFQEQVSASTTGEGFDCFSSQNIGLDQQYLYIYFPFEKGISFHGYYILGIPKNKLENQN